A part of Osmerus mordax isolate fOsmMor3 chromosome 10, fOsmMor3.pri, whole genome shotgun sequence genomic DNA contains:
- the LOC136950650 gene encoding LOW QUALITY PROTEIN: piggyBac transposable element-derived protein 3-like (The sequence of the model RefSeq protein was modified relative to this genomic sequence to represent the inferred CDS: inserted 2 bases in 1 codon), whose protein sequence is METLNKGCAINAITDKFTRARFFKLRGAIKVVIDHDVPEDLRMSDKFWKVRPFLDRILRGCLSLNRPDCASIEEQMIPFTGACPCRQYLPKKPNPVGIKNFVCATADGIVLDFELYQGTGSLIEKVEEPEGLSLGSLVIERLCQTLHRGTKVYCDRFFTNIKGAQRIMEKELYMTGTIMKNRLAESKHKLPSDKAMKNAGRGTSSEVSAEDGKLCVVKWYDNKPVLLMSVVHGTQPEDTCQRWDKKVKQYVTVSRPSIVREYNIKMGGVDLMMXMISYYHMSTRTKKWTMRMVMHFTDLALANSWLLYRKDHAICAGPKTRPIQFLQFHMEVAKILLAQHHGADADLSTQSEEEEDSNQGVKRHVTELPHVSVRRRANAHLPEMIGLNNAMHCRQQGCTGRTRVPCMTCKVFLCLQTERNCYSAFHT, encoded by the exons atggaGACTCTGAACAAG GGTTGTGCAATCAATGCCATCACTGACAAATTCACACGTGCCAGATTCTTCAAACTGAGGGGAGCAATAAAAGTGGTTATTGATCATGATGTGCCAGAAGACCTGAGAATGTCGGACAAATTCTGGAAGGTGAGGCCTTTTCTGGATCGGATTCTGCGAGGCTGCTTGTCTCTGAATCGACCTGATTGCGCATCTATTGAGGAGCAGATGATTCCTTTCACAGGAGCCTGTCCCTGCAGACAATATCTGCCAAAGAAGCCAAACCCTGTTGGCATAAAGAACTTTGTTTGTGCTACAGCAGATGGCATTGTGCTTGACTTTGAGCTGTATCAAGGCACAGGTTCACTGATTGAGAAGGTCGAAGAACCAGAGGGCCTGAGTTTGGGAAGCTTAGTCATCGAGCGTCTGTGCCAAACTCTGCATCGTGGCACAAAGGTGTATTGTGACCGGTTCTTCACCAACATCAAAGGTGCGCAACGAATTATGGAGAAAGAGCTGTACATGACTGGTACAATAATGAAGAACCGACTCGCTGAATCGAAGCATAAGTTACCCAGTGACAAAGCCATGAAAAACGCAGGAAGAGGTACCTCATCAGAAGTTTCCGCTGAAGATGGAAAGTTGTGTGTAGTGAAGTGGTACGACAACAAACCAGTATTGCTGATGTCTGTTGTTCATGGTACACAGCCTGAAGACACCTGCCAGCGCTGGGACAAGAAAGTGAAACAATATGTCACTGTCTCGCGACCAAGCATTGTCCGTGAGTACAACATCAAGATGGGTGGAGTTGATTTGATGAT AATGATAAGTTACTATCACATGAGCACCCGTACTAAGAAGTGGACAATGCGGATGGTAATGCACTTCACGGATCTGGCTTTAGCCAACAGCTGGCTACTCTACCGAAAAGACCATGCAATATGTGCTGGACCAAAGACAAGACCGATCCAGTTCCTTCAGTTCCACATGGAAGTGGCTAAAATCCTCTTGGCCCAGCATCATGGTGCAGATGCAGACCTTTCGACACAgtcagaggaagaagaagattcAAACCAGGGAGTGAAACGTCACGTGACAGAGTTGCCCCATGTCTCGGTCCGCAGGAGGGCTAATGCTCACCTCCCAGAGATGATCGGCCTGAATAATGCAATGCACTGCAGACAACAAGGTTGCACTGGAAGAACCCGAGTTCCTTGTATGACCTGCAAAGTGTTCTTGTGCTTGCAAACCGAGCGCAACTGTTACTCAGCCTTTCACACATAA
- the qki2 gene encoding protein quaking-B isoform X2, whose protein sequence is MVGETELRDRPKASPDYLMQLMNDRKVMSSLPNFTGIFTHLERLLDEEIGRVRKDMYNDTMNGGVSEGRDSEELPDAIGPVAQLQEKLYVPVKEYPDFNFVGRILGPRGLTAKQLEAETGCKIMVRGKGSMRDKKKEELNRGKPNWEHLSEDLHVLITVEDTHNRAQIKLQRATAEVNKLLIPAAEGEDSLKKMQLMELAILNGTYRDANIKTATMGFSLASHQAPRIITGPSPMLPSTLRNPTPLSTPTIMPHLIRQIQSSALMQGANPHAALMQQAQESGIIYAPYEYPYTLTPSILEYPIDSTGVLGAMTAKVRRHDMRLHPYQRVVTPDRAATATNP, encoded by the exons ATGGTGGGTGAGACGGAGTTAAGGGACCGACCCAAGGCCAGCCCGGACTACCTCATGCAGCTCATGAACGACAGGAAGGTGATGAGCTCGCTGCCCAACTTCACTGGTATCTTCACACATCTGGAGCGCCTACTGGATGAAG agATCGGAAGAGTGCGCAAGGACATGTACAATGACACCATGAATGGGGGTGTCAGTGAGGGGCGGGACTCTGAAGAGCTGCCTGATGCTATTGGTCCAGTTGCTCAGCTGCAAGAGAAACTCTATGTGCCTGTCAAGGAGTACCCTGAT TTTAACTTTGTGGGGAGAATCCTGGGTCCAAGGGGACTGACAGCCAAACAGCTGGAGGCAGAGACAGGCTGCAAGATTATGGTGCGAGGAAAAGGCTCTATGAGGGACAAgaagaag gaggAATTGAACAGAGGAAAGCCCAACTGGGAGCATCTAAGTGAAGACCTTCATGTGTTAATTACTGTTGAGGACACCCACAACCGAGCCCAGATCAAACTGCAGCGAGCCACAGCGGAGGTCAACAAACTGCTCATCCCTGCT gctgagggagaggacagTCTGAAAAAAATGCAGTTGATGGAGCTGGCCATTCTCAATGGAACCTACAGAGATGCTAACATCAAGACTG CTACTATGGGCTTCTCTCTAGCCTCCCATCAGGCCCCTCGCATCATCACTGGCCCATCCCCCATGCTGCCTTCCACTCTGAgaaaccccacccccctcagcaCGCCCACCATCATGCCACATCTGATTCGTCAGATCCAGagctcagctttaatgcagggAGCCAATCCCCACGCAGCACTGATGCAGCAAGCTCAAGAATCAGGAATTATATACGCACCCTATGAGTACCCCTACACACTCACCCCGTCAATACTGGAGTACCCCATTGACTCTACTGGAGTACTAG GTGCGATGACTGCTAAGGTACGACGCCACGACATGAGACTCCATCCTTACCAAAGGGTAGTGACCCCAGACAGAG CTGCCACAGCAACTAatccatga
- the qki2 gene encoding protein quaking-B isoform X1, with the protein MVGETELRDRPKASPDYLMQLMNDRKVMSSLPNFTGIFTHLERLLDEEIGRVRKDMYNDTMNGGVSEGRDSEELPDAIGPVAQLQEKLYVPVKEYPDFNFVGRILGPRGLTAKQLEAETGCKIMVRGKGSMRDKKKEELNRGKPNWEHLSEDLHVLITVEDTHNRAQIKLQRATAEVNKLLIPAAEGEDSLKKMQLMELAILNGTYRDANIKTATMGFSLASHQAPRIITGPSPMLPSTLRNPTPLSTPTIMPHLIRQIQSSALMQGANPHAALMQQAQESGIIYAPYEYPYTLTPSILEYPIDSTGVLGAMTAKVRRHDMRLHPYQRVVTPDRGQLVHQLCGFVCMFGLIYLWYGPRLVSI; encoded by the exons ATGGTGGGTGAGACGGAGTTAAGGGACCGACCCAAGGCCAGCCCGGACTACCTCATGCAGCTCATGAACGACAGGAAGGTGATGAGCTCGCTGCCCAACTTCACTGGTATCTTCACACATCTGGAGCGCCTACTGGATGAAG agATCGGAAGAGTGCGCAAGGACATGTACAATGACACCATGAATGGGGGTGTCAGTGAGGGGCGGGACTCTGAAGAGCTGCCTGATGCTATTGGTCCAGTTGCTCAGCTGCAAGAGAAACTCTATGTGCCTGTCAAGGAGTACCCTGAT TTTAACTTTGTGGGGAGAATCCTGGGTCCAAGGGGACTGACAGCCAAACAGCTGGAGGCAGAGACAGGCTGCAAGATTATGGTGCGAGGAAAAGGCTCTATGAGGGACAAgaagaag gaggAATTGAACAGAGGAAAGCCCAACTGGGAGCATCTAAGTGAAGACCTTCATGTGTTAATTACTGTTGAGGACACCCACAACCGAGCCCAGATCAAACTGCAGCGAGCCACAGCGGAGGTCAACAAACTGCTCATCCCTGCT gctgagggagaggacagTCTGAAAAAAATGCAGTTGATGGAGCTGGCCATTCTCAATGGAACCTACAGAGATGCTAACATCAAGACTG CTACTATGGGCTTCTCTCTAGCCTCCCATCAGGCCCCTCGCATCATCACTGGCCCATCCCCCATGCTGCCTTCCACTCTGAgaaaccccacccccctcagcaCGCCCACCATCATGCCACATCTGATTCGTCAGATCCAGagctcagctttaatgcagggAGCCAATCCCCACGCAGCACTGATGCAGCAAGCTCAAGAATCAGGAATTATATACGCACCCTATGAGTACCCCTACACACTCACCCCGTCAATACTGGAGTACCCCATTGACTCTACTGGAGTACTAG GTGCGATGACTGCTAAGGTACGACGCCACGACATGAGACTCCATCCTTACCAAAGGGTAGTGACCCCAGACAGAGGTCAGTTAGTTCACCagttgtgtgggtttgtgtgtatgtttggacTTATTTATCTGTGGTATGGACCAAGGTTGGTTTCTATTTAG
- the qki2 gene encoding protein quaking-B isoform X3, whose protein sequence is MVGETELRDRPKASPDYLMQLMNDRKVMSSLPNFTGIFTHLERLLDEEIGRVRKDMYNDTMNGGVSEGRDSEELPDAIGPVAQLQEKLYVPVKEYPDFNFVGRILGPRGLTAKQLEAETGCKIMVRGKGSMRDKKKEELNRGKPNWEHLSEDLHVLITVEDTHNRAQIKLQRATAEVNKLLIPAAEGEDSLKKMQLMELAILNGTYRDANIKTATMGFSLASHQAPRIITGPSPMLPSTLRNPTPLSTPTIMPHLIRQIQSSALMQGANPHAALMQQAQESGIIYAPYEYPYTLTPSILEYPIDSTGVLGMAYPTKG, encoded by the exons ATGGTGGGTGAGACGGAGTTAAGGGACCGACCCAAGGCCAGCCCGGACTACCTCATGCAGCTCATGAACGACAGGAAGGTGATGAGCTCGCTGCCCAACTTCACTGGTATCTTCACACATCTGGAGCGCCTACTGGATGAAG agATCGGAAGAGTGCGCAAGGACATGTACAATGACACCATGAATGGGGGTGTCAGTGAGGGGCGGGACTCTGAAGAGCTGCCTGATGCTATTGGTCCAGTTGCTCAGCTGCAAGAGAAACTCTATGTGCCTGTCAAGGAGTACCCTGAT TTTAACTTTGTGGGGAGAATCCTGGGTCCAAGGGGACTGACAGCCAAACAGCTGGAGGCAGAGACAGGCTGCAAGATTATGGTGCGAGGAAAAGGCTCTATGAGGGACAAgaagaag gaggAATTGAACAGAGGAAAGCCCAACTGGGAGCATCTAAGTGAAGACCTTCATGTGTTAATTACTGTTGAGGACACCCACAACCGAGCCCAGATCAAACTGCAGCGAGCCACAGCGGAGGTCAACAAACTGCTCATCCCTGCT gctgagggagaggacagTCTGAAAAAAATGCAGTTGATGGAGCTGGCCATTCTCAATGGAACCTACAGAGATGCTAACATCAAGACTG CTACTATGGGCTTCTCTCTAGCCTCCCATCAGGCCCCTCGCATCATCACTGGCCCATCCCCCATGCTGCCTTCCACTCTGAgaaaccccacccccctcagcaCGCCCACCATCATGCCACATCTGATTCGTCAGATCCAGagctcagctttaatgcagggAGCCAATCCCCACGCAGCACTGATGCAGCAAGCTCAAGAATCAGGAATTATATACGCACCCTATGAGTACCCCTACACACTCACCCCGTCAATACTGGAGTACCCCATTGACTCTACTGGAGTACTAG GTATGGCTTACCCAACCAAGGGCTAA